A genomic segment from Verrucomicrobiia bacterium encodes:
- a CDS encoding 3-deoxy-D-manno-octulosonic acid transferase: MRFLYNILFVIFFCLSAPYYFWKMWRRGNWQAGFKQRFGRYEDLPPADPKRPAIWLHAVSVGEVNICAQVIRDLRQRAPQYRIIVSTTTSTGMGELRKRLPEDIEKVYYPVDFLPFVKRALNRIQPVAVALIEAEIWPNFLWELQRRDIPRFLVNARVSERSYRGYRRFSFLFAPLFKSFQGIGAQNEEDSVRLREIGCRPETVHVFGNLKFDAVHLPTKRPIDVPTLLASLGVKSDAPILLGGSTFPGEEKILGDIFLRLRQQHPDLFLVLVPRHFERAHEALADLNALGLKVTLRSELNGLDAPQKSDCLLVNSTGELVFFYEHATVVFVGKSITANGGQSPIEPAALGKAMTFGPNMQNFTSIVRAFLQANGAVQVKDVAELERVLADLLHNPTKREELGRNGLAVVKQNQGATQRTIDMLLTKIP; the protein is encoded by the coding sequence ATGCGGTTTTTATATAACATACTGTTCGTCATCTTCTTCTGCCTTAGTGCGCCGTACTATTTCTGGAAGATGTGGCGACGGGGCAACTGGCAGGCGGGCTTCAAGCAGCGCTTCGGCCGTTATGAAGATTTGCCGCCCGCAGACCCGAAGCGCCCCGCCATCTGGCTGCATGCGGTAAGCGTGGGTGAGGTGAACATCTGCGCGCAGGTCATCCGCGATCTGCGCCAGCGTGCACCGCAATACCGCATCATCGTCTCCACCACCACCAGCACGGGCATGGGTGAACTCCGCAAACGCCTGCCCGAAGACATTGAGAAGGTCTATTACCCCGTCGATTTCCTGCCCTTCGTAAAGCGCGCTTTGAATCGCATCCAGCCGGTTGCCGTCGCGCTTATCGAGGCGGAGATCTGGCCGAACTTCTTGTGGGAATTGCAACGCCGTGACATTCCGCGTTTCCTTGTAAATGCCCGCGTCTCCGAGCGTTCCTATCGCGGTTATCGCCGGTTCAGCTTCCTCTTCGCGCCTTTGTTCAAATCATTCCAAGGCATCGGCGCGCAGAATGAAGAAGATTCTGTGCGCCTGCGTGAGATCGGCTGCCGCCCAGAAACCGTGCATGTGTTTGGCAACCTGAAGTTCGATGCTGTCCATCTGCCTACGAAACGTCCCATCGATGTCCCCACCCTGCTCGCTTCCTTGGGTGTGAAATCGGACGCACCCATCCTGCTGGGCGGTAGTACATTTCCGGGTGAGGAGAAAATCCTCGGTGATATCTTCCTGCGCTTACGGCAACAGCATCCCGATCTTTTCCTTGTCTTGGTGCCGCGTCATTTCGAGCGTGCCCATGAAGCATTGGCGGATCTCAATGCCTTGGGTTTGAAGGTGACACTGCGCAGCGAACTCAATGGGCTTGATGCACCGCAGAAGTCAGATTGCCTGCTGGTGAACAGCACGGGTGAACTGGTCTTTTTTTACGAGCATGCCACCGTCGTTTTCGTCGGCAAGAGCATCACGGCAAATGGCGGTCAAAGCCCGATCGAACCTGCTGCCCTAGGCAAGGCGATGACGTTCGGGCCCAACATGCAGAACTTCACCAGTATCGTGCGTGCGTTTTTACAAGCCAATGGCGCAGTGCAAGTGAAGGATGTTGCGGAACTCGAGCGTGTGCTGGCCGACCTGCTGCACAATCCGACCAAACGCGAAGAACTCGGCCGTAATGGATTGGCTGTGGTGAAGCAAAATCAAGGTGCCACCCAGCGCACCATCGACATGCTGCTCACGAAGATTCCGTGA
- a CDS encoding sulfatase-like hydrolase/transferase, producing MKLFSIFSAVMLCLLAVSTAIHAAEAKKPNVILIMADDLGYETIGANGGTSYPTPHLDKLAKEGVRFTQCYVQPLCTPTRVQLMTGKYNIRNYSTFGQMDPKAVTFGNLFKQAGYATTIAGKWQLGQDPELPKKYGFEEHCLWQHTHRPPRYANPGLEINGVKKDYSNGEYGPDEVNRYVLDFIARKKDAPFFVYYPLMLTHSPYQPTPDSKDWDPKAIGENVNKNEKHFGEMVTYMDKLIGQIIAQLDKQGLRENTLVIFLGDNGTGSGTKSMMGSKVVIGGKGKTTDAGMHVPLIVNWPAKAAKGKVSDDLVDSTDFLPTICDAAGIKLSKDFVTDGRNFLPQVRGEKGQPREWVYSWYAPYAENLREMAFTSRYKLYRNGNFYDLTKDLEEKNPLKVSDLTGDAASSAKLLQGALAKYEKARPASLPQPGADTGEGKKAKKKKKQDE from the coding sequence ATGAAACTTTTTTCTATCTTCAGCGCGGTGATGCTTTGTCTTTTGGCGGTCTCAACGGCGATCCATGCTGCGGAGGCGAAGAAACCAAATGTCATCCTCATCATGGCGGATGACTTGGGCTATGAAACGATCGGGGCGAATGGCGGCACGTCTTATCCTACGCCGCATCTCGACAAGCTCGCCAAGGAAGGCGTGCGCTTCACCCAATGCTATGTGCAACCGCTCTGCACGCCTACGCGGGTGCAGTTGATGACGGGGAAGTATAACATCCGCAACTACTCCACGTTCGGCCAGATGGATCCGAAAGCCGTGACGTTTGGCAACCTCTTCAAGCAAGCTGGTTACGCCACCACCATCGCGGGTAAATGGCAACTTGGTCAGGACCCGGAACTGCCGAAGAAGTATGGCTTCGAGGAACATTGCCTCTGGCAGCACACACATCGCCCGCCGCGCTATGCCAATCCCGGCCTCGAGATCAACGGTGTGAAAAAGGATTACAGCAATGGTGAATACGGACCGGATGAGGTGAACCGTTACGTGCTGGATTTCATCGCACGTAAGAAAGACGCGCCATTCTTCGTTTACTATCCCCTGATGCTCACGCACTCGCCGTATCAACCCACGCCGGACAGCAAGGATTGGGATCCGAAAGCGATCGGCGAGAACGTGAACAAGAATGAAAAGCACTTCGGCGAGATGGTCACCTACATGGACAAGCTCATCGGCCAGATCATCGCGCAACTCGACAAGCAGGGCTTGCGCGAGAACACGCTCGTGATCTTCCTCGGCGATAACGGCACTGGCTCAGGCACCAAGTCTATGATGGGCAGCAAAGTGGTCATCGGCGGCAAAGGCAAGACGACGGATGCCGGTATGCATGTACCGCTCATTGTGAACTGGCCCGCCAAAGCCGCGAAAGGCAAAGTCTCCGACGACCTCGTGGACAGCACGGATTTTCTCCCGACCATCTGCGATGCCGCAGGCATCAAGCTGTCCAAAGACTTCGTGACCGATGGCCGCAACTTTCTGCCGCAAGTGCGCGGCGAGAAAGGCCAGCCGCGTGAATGGGTTTATTCCTGGTATGCGCCTTACGCGGAGAACTTGCGCGAGATGGCGTTCACCTCTCGCTATAAATTGTATCGCAACGGCAACTTCTACGACCTGACGAAAGACTTGGAGGAGAAGAATCCGCTGAAGGTGAGTGATCTGACTGGAGATGCCGCCAGCTCGGCAAAGCTGCTGCAAGGCGCCTTGGCGAAATATGAGAAAGCGCGTCCCGCGTCTTTGCCACAGCCGGGCGCGGATACTGGCGAGGGTAAAA